The Trichoderma atroviride chromosome 5, complete sequence genome contains a region encoding:
- a CDS encoding uncharacterized protein (EggNog:ENOG41~CAZy:AA2~SECRETED:SignalP(1-23)): MVLSYRVLSAITKLGLVAGSAYADSEYIWPNAKTDLLESMLYEQQGFGSGNSPATFIVPCDKVPFGTGRNGAAEWLRTAYHDMATADVVTGVGGLDASIGFEVNRDENPGIGFNETLVNLAAFLTPRSSMADLIALGAVFAANGCSNGSVEIPYRAGRVDATGPGASGVPKPEQPLDEHITNFQRQGFTPQEMIGLVACGHTLGGVHGVDFPEIVPVVNDPANDQNTQTFDTTNTGFTGFDNTVAVQFVNNVTQNPLAFGHNETTNSDARIFNSDGGEEIGKMADSPSYFYQTCTTLLERMINTVPKGVALTDPIQPIAVKPSQLFATINSDGTMTMSGYIRLAGPVTANPNRTVKIHFHPRSGERDTGASIVSKSITSASSAHVLYGNPPLTFWWYQFSTVIPVTQGVSGFDVEVVDTSNGATNSTMYKNGGQGFPFDDTIVTQPKLSCSETIYNGLMNLTVAIRDDSNLDSLKAIVHVPTPLDSFTPTVGSIPLDFVKVGPIAGSGYTLYNATITNGATPDDPNNFAHTYIRTYDLIASNSTHTVEREFNMMDGLNACPNPNIF; this comes from the exons ATGGTGCTATCCTACCGCGTCCTCTCTGCCATCACCAAGCTCGGCTTGGTGGCCGGCTCTGCCTATGCTGATAGTGAGTACATTTGGCCTAATGCCAAGACTGACTTGCTCGAGTCTATGCTCTATGAGCAGCAGGGATTTGGATCTGGCAACTCGCCAGCAACCTTTATCGTCCCCTGCGATAAGGTCCCTTTTGGCACTGGGCGTAATGGAGCTGCAGAATGGCTGCGAACGGCATATCATGACATGGCAACTGCGGATGTCGTGACGGGAGTAGGAGGTCTCGACGCGTCTATTGGGTTTGAGGTGAACCGCGATGAGAATCCCGGTATTGGCTTCAACGAAACGCTTGTGAATCTAGCCGCGTTCCTCACACCGCGTTCATCTATGGCGGATTTGATCGCCTTGGGGGCAGTGTTTGCTGCAAATGGATGCTCAAATGGAAGCGTTGAGATTCCCTATCGAGCGGGTAGAGTTGATGCTACAGGACCTGGTGCGTCAGGCGTGCCCAAGCCAGAGCAGCCTTTGGACGAGCACATCACCAATTTCCAGAGACAAGGATTTACGCCGCAAGAGATGATTGGGCTGGTGGCATGTGGCCATACCCTTGGAGGTGTTCATGGCGTAGACTTTCCTGAGATTGTCCCAGTCGTTAATGATCCA GCAAATGATCAGAACACGCAGACGTTCGACACAACTAACACGGGATTCACCGGGTTTGACAACACTGT TGCTGTTCAGTTCGTGAACAACGTTACGCAGAATCCACTCGCGTTTGGTCACAATGAGACCACCAACTCCGATGCCAGAATCTTCAACTCTGACGGAGGGGAGGAAATTGGGAAAATGGCAGATTCCCCCTCTTACTTCTACCAAACCTGCACAACACTGCTCGAACGAATGATCAATACCGTCCCCAAGGGCGTAGCTCTTACGGATCCAATCCAGCCCATTGCCGTAAAGCCTTCCCAGCTATTTGCCACTATCAACTCGGATGGAACGATGACCATGTCTGGCTATATCAGA CTTGCTGGCCCCGTAACCGCCAACCCAAACCGCACAGTCAAGATCCACTTCCATCCTCGTTCTGGGGAGAGAGATACTGGCGCTTCTATCGTTAGCAAAAGCATAACTTCAGCTAGTTCTGCTCATGTCCTCTACGGAAACCCTCCTCTTACTTTCTGGTGGTACCAGTTCTCGACAGTGATTCCCGTCACACAAGGTGTTTCTGGATTTGACGTGGAGGTTGTCGATACCAGCAACGGAGCCACCAACAGCACCATGTACAAGAATGGTGGCCAAGGATTCCCGTTTGATGATACGATCGTTACGCAGCCAAAGCTGTCATGTTCTGAAACAATTTACAACGGACTGATGAACTTGACTGTTGCG ATCCGTGATGACTCAAACCTCGACTCGTTAAAGGCGatagtacatgtaccaacTCCTCTCGACTCTTTCACGCCAACCGTTGGCTCGATACCTCTTGATTTTGTCAAAGTCGGCCCCATCGCAGGATCAGGCTACACCCTATACAATGCCACTATTACTAACGGAGCCACTCCTGACGATCCCAACAATTTTGCTCATACTTATATACGAACCTACGATCTAATTGCTTCAAATAGCACACACACTGTGGAGAGGGAGTTTAACATGATGGATGGGCTCAACGCCTGTCCGAATCCCAATATCTTTTAA